The Apus apus isolate bApuApu2 chromosome 12, bApuApu2.pri.cur, whole genome shotgun sequence genome includes the window ttgaagcATGCCGTCACAAAGATGAGCACACCTTAGTTCCTTGTAGTGTAGGAGAGGACCTTAACACAACTGaatgcttgaaaaataaatgttgtacTTCCAAAGACAGGAAGAAGCTGAAGTGTTACATGCCAATTAAAGATGGTAAGTATTCTGTAGGTTACTGCCTCGCAGCCAAACACTGCTTCTGGTCAGACAATGCAATTTTCAttgctctttcttcctttaatttttcaggTCACCACTCTTCAAAGTAAGTGTAAGcttgcatttatttctgcacATATGTtagtacagaaaacaaatttgttgATAAAGCATGGTCTGGAAATCTTGCCAACACCAGCACAAGCAAAGGACAAATTATGTGATACAAATAAATGCAGTGATTTATCTTAGTACAAAGAATGGAGGGAAGACTTCATTTGTGGAGAGGGGGGGGCATTAGCCCAAAGTAGTAGTGACTTTGTGAAGGTGCTATGAAGATGAAGGAACTGGATGTATTCAATGTGGTGAAGAGGAGGCTGATtagttatttaataaaaattatcttcagATGGAATTGCATCTTAATTTGTGTACTTTGCCTCATACCCTGACACTAGATAGGtatctcattattttttgtcAAGAACAATGTCAAGATATTAGAGTGATATTTGAAGAGTCATTGTAGACTTAAATAGGAATAGAGCCAAGTATTACCATGCTTTTTCTAACACAGGAGTTCCTGTTAAATTGTATCCTTTTTCATTAGCATTTCAGCTGTCTCAGACACAGGCTGTCTTGCCAAACTTGTATGGTAAATTAGTAAAAAGAACATAATTTAGAACTTAGAGGTTTAGGTCTTCCTGATGTAAGTCAGCATACCTGCATTGATCTCAGAGATGATTCCCAGTTTTCAGAAAGAGCTGACTTAATATAGATATGAAACCCCAGGAAAATACTGGTAAGCTAACATGAGTTCACTTTCTGCTTGTTTGTGCTTGCTCAGAAGCAAGCAGAGGTCAGGATCAAGCTTTGACATGTGTCTTGTAGTTGAGGAGCTCCACATTGCAGTGCTAGGGCAGCTGTAATTACTAGTAGCTAGGTAACTTTAGATAGAAGTACCTTCAGCATGAGGCCATCAAAATCTGTTAGTTAGGAGCATACTGCAGGAGTGAAACGCTTTAAATATACTAGTTGCCCACTTGGGCATTATATATAAAAGACTCTTTGCtctagcaagaaaaaaagctataCAGTGAAAATTACAGCTCTTCTCATTTTTTGGACACATTCTCAAgcaaatgttaaaattaaatatgcttATTCAGCTGTGACTGCTTGATTCCTCATTCTagttaagctttttttgtttggacaTAAATACCAAGGACTGACTGttttacagaattatttgttCATAGATTAATTAGCTACTTGAATGGTCCTGGATGTACAACATATGTCCAAAGAAAATACGAACACTTACTGCCCTGGGAGCCCATGCTGTTTGCCTTGTAGCAATCTGTTGACAAAATACAAACACTTAGCAGATATTAGACTCATGGCACTTGTTTCTGTAAGATGCAGGCTGCTTCTTAGCTGGGAGTTTTGTCTTAAATTTCACTAGGAATAAGATGAGGCTTtaggaaaacactgcagaagttattaactaaaataaatagcatTCATTTGCATGATTTTGTTTCCATtcctaaagaagcttttaaatggcgctttttttttttccttatgccCTGGGCTCACTCAAATCTCAGTTGCTTCTGAAGCTAACCAAACATCAGCAGTATTCAAACCTAGGTCAAATGTGAGACTATCTTTCTCATCTAAGCTCATTTCTAACCTACTTTTTCTCATTATGTTGCTGGCTGAGATACATACTTGTCTGTCTTGGAGGCTAATCTCAGTCATCACTACATCAATATATCTCTTGGAATGATGCAAAACTAATGCAAACTTCTGCTGACTCTACAGATACGCTACTGACATTGCGACTGCTTCTGCTTGTGGCAGGAGGGTTTTTGATTTTGGGATGTCTACCAATCTGTTTGCAGAGAAGGTAAGCGTTAGCATATGACCAGACAGAATTTATGATGTACTGCTTCTAAACATAAAAAATCATGGAATCGTGGAGtcattttagttggaaaagactgttaaggtcatcaagtccagctgttaacccAGTACACTGCCATCTCTGcccctaaaccatgtccctaagcaccatgtctacAGATATGGACAACTGGCATGTTGGAGTCTGAGGGGagaagacttggaaaaaaaaggcaagaaactAATGTGTGAACATAAAAAAagtattccttcttttttgaaGCTACATAAAACAGAGATCAAATAtgccttaaggaaaaaaaaattgttaatatCAAAAGACCCAGTTTTAAAGGACTTGGACTTACTCCTTCCTCTCTTGCTTGGAAAGCTGCAAGTAAAACATGAGGCACACAGCTCGCAGGTTAGAAAGTAAGTCTGTGCGTAAAGCCCTGAGTGGAGCTTGAGCAGCAGTGCCTGAAGGTGAgttcagctctgcaggaagcaAATCTTCTCCTGGGCCAATATACTGAGATATGGAAGACCAGGCTTTTGCTCCCTTAGCTGCACTTACCTTGCACCACtttctgcccctgctccccaccaaAGGCTCGTATATCTATATGTTAAAGGAACCTAGTTGTCATTCTCTCTGGGAGGAAGGCAACCAACAACTGAGCGAAAGAGGTGGGaaacaagcaaaccaaactATCAGGCAGCCTGTAACACTGCACACAGCTCATCCTATTCAACCCAGAATAGGTTTTTGGGACACACTGTATTGAGTGCAAAGAAAACCCAGAACACCAGTAAAAAAGACGAAGGTTTTGAGGAGAAGTTGATTTCACTTTTTTACTGAAgtttaaacagaaacaagagaaaacttAACTGCAACTTGCCTCAGCTCTGAAAAATCACAGGGAGAAGATGACTCTTACCACTGCCTTCAAAGGCTCTTGTACAAAGAGTGACATTACTTATGGTAAACAATTGACTGCAGCACAGGAAATAACATATCCAAGCAGGAATTATCTGAAAAACAATAAGGAAGAAATGAATGAGAAAAGGAGTTTGTAAAGATGAACAAGTAGAATTGTGTCTCTGTGGGCTATATCTATAGTTATGCAGTAagacacagaaggaaagaacaaagTAGTAGACCTGAACAGAGTAAGAGCCATGGGCTGGGAGTGTGCTTGGGAGAAGAGTGAATTAATTATCTGTAATGCTTCTAATGTGCAGTgcagtgggttttttaatgtatagGGCACATTACAGCCTGTGAGTGTTATGCAAGCAGTTTAGTGTTTGATATTATGAAGAGTTTCAGCATGTGTTTATGTTCTTATGATAATGGGAAAATGTAAGTTCTGCAACATCAAAATCATTAAAGTAAGGTGGAATGTATTGACATaactgtgctttatttttctaaggTGGTAGTTCATATGGAATGGCAAATGCTATAGCTTGGTTAATGTGACAGTCATCTTTTTTGtgaagattttttatttttctccaggtATTAAACTTTTGCTTTACTAAGGTATTAGTAGACTGTGTGGCATCATACACATGCAAGTACACACACATAGACTTCACTAATGTGGCTGCTCAGCAGATGGCTATTTGCTATGGAGTTCCACATTTAGACAAAGCCTGCTGTGAAAATCTCCACATTACATCTTGCACTATGCTGAACAGCTGATGTTCAGCATACAGATAGCTGCACTGAGTCATCAGTGACTCTGAAAATAGGAGGCAAAGAATTAACATGAAATTATCAtaaattttctggaaaatgaatTAATGTGTTCATTTTGAGAGAATTCACCTTAAAATGAAcgtttctgtgttttttcataGCCGGTGGAACTAGGAATATTGCTGTTCTGCTATGGcttgggttttgctttgtttttttaatgcagtgatTAACCAGATGCTAAATGGTTTTAATTTCCAACGTCATATATTTGAGTTCTAGGAAAGGAGCAATCCTGTAAGATTGTAAGTTTGAGTCTTACCAGTTTTAGAGACAGCTGATAGAGGATACGGTTTGAAAAGCATTCCTTTAATGAGCCTAAAACCTTCTCTCTGAATagaaattcttttattttcaaggtTGTAAGGCCATTGTTGAAAGGCTCCAGCATACAATGCCAAAATTGTACTGGAATGGGCATGCACGAGAGTAAAAAATATTCCCTAGAGTTATCAAAAGAATAAGAGGGATTTTGCTGATGAAATTTGAGGTGATTGATTAGTTCTACTATGCCTCTTTTAGAGCAAATTCCAAGGTTTCCCATAGATGTtggtatttatattttttttaaaaggcaccaAACCAGAGTGACTGGCCCTGGAAAGCTCTTGCAGCCACTTGTGCTGTGTAGCTGGGGCTGTTTGTGAAGAGATGCCCAGGACTAGGACAGCAGAAGTAATTCCATAAGGTGGCCAGGAGCATGGAATTCCTGTAAAATTGACAGAGGGAGCTGACTGTTCCTCACCGTGCCAGACTTGAGCAGAACTAGAAATTCCCAAGTCAATGGGGCTTTGTTACTGCTGTGTCCCCACTCTAATGGTGCTTTTCATGCAGGAAGCAGAGTCTTCTGTTCCCTGGTAACTGACCATTTCTCTTGTGATCCATCAACATAGTATCTCTCTCCATGAGCTGTATTCTCTGATGCTTTTGCTATCTCCATAACTGTGCTATCCTATCTTACTTCTTTCAGTTCTGTTAGTTTTCATTAACAGCCACCTGCAATGATGGGTATGTTAAGGTCTAAAAGGCTAGGAAAATACAAGTACACTTGTGATATATTTGAATAATACTgtgtaaatgtttaaaatagaGTGAGAAGAGtcttcatttccttctgctgaatTCCTAGTACAGCTGTGAGAAGCAGGCCATGGAATTTAGTTGACTTGTTACTGGGGAAACTTCTGGTCATGATTGCATTTTATCAATATGAAGTTCTGAAGCtgataaagaaaatgtaagaggTGGGAAAAGCTCATTGAAATGCTTTTCCTAGCCCTAATCTGTGTTCTACTGGTGAAATCTTGTGATGGCCCCTGAAATCAACtgtagctttgctttttttaggttttttttttctccactggaGCTAGGATTTCATGGCAATTGTCTCTAAATTCCTTCTTTGGAAGTCAACCAAATTCATGTGCTGTTTTAATATGTTGCAGTCGATGTTTCAATCCTTTACGAAAGGCAAACAAGCAAGTAAAGCAAATTGTGAAGAAAAGAGCACAGAGCGAAGGTGTTTATGAACGTTTACTGAATTGACTTCAGAAAGAAGTCCTCAAGCAGAAGCACAACAGGATTACTTGAGTATGCCCTAGAATACTAGATACTTTGGTTTAGTATCAAAATAATAAAGTGTTGTCAACATATATTATAATAATGCTATTGATTTTGCAACAGGTCTTCATTTCTAGTTCTTCATGCTCAttaagaaacactgaaacaaaaagataaatgctGCTTGTGACAACTGAATAATACACCAGTCTTCTCTTACTAATATAACATCCCTTTGGAGGGATATAAGGCTGCAAGTTTGTTCTGTTTCACTATTAGATGGCACCAGTGGTGCTGCTCTTACTGAGGAGAATGGCTAATTCCTTACAGAGGATTTATTGTCAGGCTGTTGCTTTAAAGCCATGCTtgggaaaaatacaaagtacTTGAGGAAAATGTGGTAGTATTTTCTTTGGTGTTGTTTCTCTCTGCAGCATATCACTGCACCACAGAACTTTCTTTGATCTTTGGATGACCTGTCTCCCAAGGtagctgattttaaaatgctatttcttttcatttctctgtagtgtaacaaaaataaaagaaaaaaacatgtaggAGTTTTCAGTAGCTGAGTGCAAAATAAGAGTGTCAGTAGAAATCAGTATCACCCATAATAATGCAATCACTGATGGTCTTTGTTTTGGTCTGTGAAGTCCATTGAGCAGAATTTCCAAGGCCTACCAACTGGGAGGAATGGAGCCTTGCTCTTAAGCTGGAGAGAGAATAAATACTATGAGTGATTCTTAGAAACTCTGTACTTTCAGGATTTCccattaataaattaataaatttgtCTTAGTTTCATCAGTCCTAAAAAAAGCATTACTTAAAATCCAAGTATAATAGAGGTGGAATATGCATATAGGCAGTCTCATGAACTTGTCAGAGTACTTACTGATGGTCAGACATAAATATATGCAGGAGGTTTAAAGCCTGACATAGCAGCCATTGCCAGTAGCACTGTATTACAGATTATTTGGTTATAATTTTGTAAGCAAAAGTATtgtgattattttaatgtaaaggaGCAGATAAGAGTCTATTTGCCTCCCAAATCTGGTGTGTAAGTCCTCTTGGTATTATCTTTCTGAATCTGGAAGTATGTATAGAGACATTTTGACAAAGATAGAGTTTCCTGCTACATGAATTTAGGGACACTGTCACAGCTGAAATGTGCATGTGACAAATCACATAGATCCTCATGGCTGATGGTGTTTATGGAGAAAGAGATCTGTGCTCTGGAGAAAGTTAGGCTTCATATGGCGCTTCATGATTTTGATGTGAAGGGtaatttctgtgtttccatGCTATTGACAGCACAACTGCTTCCAATGTCACATAACATTCTGACAAAGGGACACATACTGATAAAACAACTGTGTTTAATAGTAAGCAATCCCAGGTGTCTGCAGTAACTGtatctggcagcagcagaacaagatgagcataagcaaaataaatgcactgTAAGAGGATGAGGTGAGTTTAAAAAGACACAGCAAGAGTTATATTCCCCCTAGTAGGACAGTACTCAAGAGCTCAGGGTGTAGACTTGGGCCCTGTCCTTTTTCCATGTAGAAGCTTTATAAGAAAGGTGTTCTAAAAGGCTggaagttttgctttttgattggagaagacaaaagctttgattttaaatttttatttctttagtagGTTGACAGTTCATTGAATCAGTAGCTGTCAAGCATGTGTACTGCATAAACTACTGTTATCAGTGCCTAAAATGGCATAATAGCTTTTTCATTGTTATTGAAGGTCAATATTATCACCTTAGAGTTAAATGACAGACATTGATTAATAGGCCTGTGTGTGATGCTAACAACTAACATTGTGACAAATGTAGATGTTTTAATCAGCTGCTTATGTTCACAGGTCACTTTGATAGttatttcttgtttgcttttatgcTTCTGGACCTT containing:
- the FMR1NB gene encoding FMR1 neighbor protein — protein: MSHCDAVSTTERVRLNTTALHSSAVQGFLSSLWILCLHQVMLICTCLAWNCVVLILLCSINSSFASPTQHVLEKNEVACSMLNVKLKEMFESVVSFFRPVTCRHKDEHTLVPCSVGEDLNTTECLKNKCCTSKDRKKLKCYMPIKDDTLLTLRLLLLVAGGFLILGCLPICLQRSRCFNPLRKANKQVKQIVKKRAQSEGVYERLLN